A single window of Nicotiana sylvestris chromosome 3, ASM39365v2, whole genome shotgun sequence DNA harbors:
- the LOC138888678 gene encoding uncharacterized protein gives MVIGGGDDTTINHVKFTTTDKLKWSITHEQYEDLEDSIVFDKLDVGGLSFPHYDTLVITLRIANTDVKRIMVDDGNGACIIHPRVLAQMRLKDKIIPRCITLTGFNNAVERTSGEILLPVLAGGFTLETMFHVMD, from the coding sequence ATGGTCATCGGTGGTGGCGACGACACAACAATCAACCATGTAAAGTTCACCACCACAGATAAACTCAAATGGTCAATCACTCATGAACAATATGAGGATCTCGAAGATAGTATCGTCTTTGATAAGTTGGATGTCggcggtttgtctttccctcactacgATACTCTTGTTATCACTTTACGTATTGCAAATACTGATGtgaaaagaataatggtagatgacGGGAACGGCGCGTGTATTATCCATCCTCGAGTCCTCGCACAGATGAGACTCAAAGATAAAATAATACcacgttgcataacactaacaggttttaaTAATGCGGTCGAGCGGACTTCTGGAGAAATATTACTACCCGTCCTTGCTGGAGGATTTACCCTGGAAACGATGTTTCACGTCATGGACTAG